A region from the Lolium perenne isolate Kyuss_39 chromosome 4, Kyuss_2.0, whole genome shotgun sequence genome encodes:
- the LOC127347957 gene encoding F-box/LRR-repeat protein At3g26922-like, producing MKYKGHRRRHRHRRDLQKVAAVGDRLSELPNDLLLNILERVGTLDAVRTCLLSKQMRKLPAMLSEIVIVPRDGDLVRIKGVLAQLIDRILSTRSPLLTISKLMVRFVLTPDDCRSIGKSVGLAMATQILHKAEFEIVTPQNSFYCTHADFLNFGKQFSTFVADCQDAFAGLTRLQLQNMRFGESDIPNILSTCKRLESLSLFECDAGFRSVLHVEHARLIEIDITYGEFKTVELDCPKLQRMKYDNWPCDENPLVLGSVPQLSKLSLANEGLSDMTLMISQLLANAPVVRDLYLDFRSEKIWIQPECPRVLAPVLGQLRSVNLDNLPEECDIAWTMFLLQTAPSVEDLCISVRDHKCGSESQKARTKRTDVKWEKSGPKFKHKNLGKLTIYGFQTDGNFMGYIRRVMESALNIKEVSLHDRKVCKPCGDMFPHAEVRPSTYPRSCEEKDSLRNKITEASVMMASPAVIQFWT from the coding sequence ATGAAGTATAAGGgtcaccgtcgccgccaccgccaccgccgtgattTGCAGAAAGTAGCTGCCGTTGGGGACAGGCTAAGCGAACTGCCCAATGACTTGCTCCTCAACATTCTGGAGAGGGTGGGTACACTTGATGCTGTGAGAACCTGCCTACTCTCGAAGCAAATGCGGAAGCTGCCCGCTATGCTCTCGGAAATCGTCATAGTTCCCAGGGATGGCGATTTGGTTCGAATTAAAGGTGTTTTGGCTCAGCTGATAGACAGGATCCTTAGCACAAGGTCTCCGCTGCTCACAATTAGCAAGCTGATGGTCAGATTCGTCTTGACTCCTGATGATTGTCGCTCCATTGGCAAATCTGTTGGCCTTGCAATGGCGACGCAGATATTGCATAAAGCTGAGTTTGAAATCGTGACGCCACAGAATTCTTTTTATTGCACTCATGCCGATTTCCTGAACTTTGGCAAGCAGTTCAGTACGTTTGTTGCTGATTGTCAGGATGCATTTGCTGGTCTCACGCGactgcaactgcagaatatgagGTTTGGTGAATCAGACATACCAAATATCCTTAGCACTTGCAAGCGGCTGGAGTCATTGTCTTTATTCGAGTGTGACGCAGGGTTTCGGTCGGTGCTGCATGTTGAACATGCTCGACTCATCGAGATTGATATTACATATGGGGAATTCAAAACTGTGGAGCTCGACTGTCCAAAGCTCCAACGAATGAAATACGATAATTGGCCATGTGATGAAAATCCCTTGGTTCTTGGTTCTGTCCCTCAGCTTTCAAAGCTAAGCCTTGCTAATGAAGGTCTTTCAGATATGACCCTCATGATAAGCCAGCTGCTTGCTAATGCCCCCGTTGTAAGAGATCTGTATCTTGATTTTCGAAGTGAAAAGATTTGGATTCAACCAGAATGCCCTAGAGTGCTCGCTCCTGTGCTCGGCCAACTACGGTCTGTGAATCTTGATAATCTTCCAGAAGAATGTGATATCGCTTGGACAATGTTCCTTCTTCAAACTGCACCATCCGTAGAGGACCTTTGCATCTCTGTACGGGATCACAAGTGTGGAAGTGAGTCACAAAAGGCTCGCACCAAGAGAACGGATGTGAAGTGGGAGAAATCAGGTCCAAAGTTCAAGCACAAGAATCTTGGCAAGCTAACCATATATGGCTTCCAGACCGACGGTAACTTCATGGGATACATCAGGCGTGTCATGGAATCTGCGTTGAACATCAAGGAGGTGTCTCTGCATGACAGGAAGGTGTGCAAACCCTGCGGTGACATGTTTCCTCACGCCGAGGTTCGTCCTTCTACATATCCACGAAGTTGCGAGGAAAAGGATTCATTGCGGAACAAGATCACTGAGGCATCGGTGATGATGGCTTCCCCTGCTGTGATTCAATTCTGGACATAA